From Gopherus evgoodei ecotype Sinaloan lineage chromosome 15, rGopEvg1_v1.p, whole genome shotgun sequence, one genomic window encodes:
- the EXOC7 gene encoding exocyst complex component 7 isoform X10: protein MIPPEEASARRREIEDKLKQEEETLSFIRESLEKSDQLTKNMVSILSSFESRLMKLENSIIPVHKQTENLQRLQENVEKTLSCLDHVISYYHVAKDTEKIIKEGPTGRLEEYLGCMARIQKAVEYFQDNNPDSPELNRVKSLFERGKESLESEFRSLMTRHTKPVPPILILDLISGDDEIDTQEDMILEHLPESVLQDTVRISLWLVEYGRNQDFMNVYYQIRSSQLDRSIKGLKEHFRKNSSSTGIPYSPAIQNKRKDTPTKKPIKRPGTIRKAQNLLKQYSQHGLDGKKGASNLIPMEGRDDMLDIEIDAYIHCVSAFVKLAQSEYQLLTEIIPEHHQKKTFDSLIQESLDNLMIEGDNIVSAARKAIIRHDYSAVLTIFPILRHLKQTKPEFDQVLQGTAASTKNKLPGLITSMETTGAKALEDFADNIKNDPDKEYNMPKDGTVHELTSNAILFLQQLLDFQETAGAMLASQETSSSASSYSSEFSRRLLSTYICKVLGNLQLNLLSKSKVYEDPALSAIFLHNNYNYILKSLEKSELIQLVAVTQKTVERSYRELIEQQIQTYQRSWLKVTEYISERNLPVFQSGVKLKDKERQMIKERFKGFNDGLEELCKIQKAWAIPDMEQRDKIRKAQKNIVKETYSAFLHRYGNVPFTKNPEKYIKYRVDHVGEMIEKLFDTSA, encoded by the exons ATGATCCCTCCGGAGGAGGCCTCCGCCCGCAGGAGGGAGATAGAGGACAAGCTCAAGCAG GAAGAAGAAACACTGTCCTTTATAAGAGAGAGCCTTGAAAAAAGTGACCAGCTCACAAAAAACATG gtttccatcctctcctcctttgaGAGCCGTTTGATGAAGCTGGAGAACTCCATCATCCCTGTGCATAAGCAGACAGAGAATCTACAACGCCTGCAGGAGAATGTTGAGAAGACTCTGTCCTGTCTGGATCATGTCATTAGTTATTACCATGTGGCTAAGGACACAGAGAAGATCATAAAGGAAGG CCCTACGGGGAGACTAGAGGAGTATTTGGGCTGTATGGCCAGAATCCAGAAAGCTGTGGAATATTTCCAGGACAACAATCCTGACAGCCCAGAACTGAACCGGGTG AAATCCCTGTTTGAGAGGGGGAAGGAATCTCTGGAGTCAGAATTCCGCAGTCTGATGACGCGACACACCAAGCCAGTTCCTCCGATCCTCATCCTGGATCTGATCAGCGGGGATGATGAGATTGATACGCAGGAAGATATGATTTTGGAACACCTCCCTGAGAGTGTCTTGCAGGACACTGTTCGTATCTCCCTTTGGCTGGTGGAGTATGGAAGAAACCAAG ACTTCATGAATGTTTACTACCAAATCCGCTCCAGCCAGCTCGACCGCTCCATCAAAGGTCTGAAGGAGCATTTCCGTAAGAACAGCTCCTCCACAGGCATCCCGTACTCCCCTGCCATTCAGAACAAGAGGAAGGACACACCAACCAAAAAGCCCATCAAGAGACCAG GCACGATCCGGAAGGCTCAGAACCTTCTGAAACAGTATTCTCAGCATGGTCTAGATGGGAAAAAGGGGGCCTCTAACCTCATTCCTATGGAAG GGAGGGATGACATGTTGGACATCGAGATTGATGCGTACATTCACTGTGTTAGTgcctttgtgaaactggcccagAGTGAGTACCAGCTCCTGACAGAAATCATCCCAGAGCACCACCAGAAGAAGACCTTCGACTCCCTCATTCAG GAGTCTCTGGATAACCTGATGATAGAGGGGGATAACATTGTCTCGGCAGCCCGGAAGGCCATCATTCGGCATGACTATTCAGCTGTGCTCACCATCTTCCCCATCCTCAGACACCTGAAGCAGACAAAGCCAGAGTTCGATCAAGTCTTACAG GGCACTGCAGCCAGCACGAAGAACAAGCTTCCAGGGCTGATCACCTCCATGGAAACCACAGGTGCAAAAGCGCTGGAGGACTTTGCAGACAACATTAAG AATGATCCGGACAAGGAGTATAACATGCCGAAAGATGGGACAGTTCATGAACTCACCAGCAAT GCCATTCTCTTCCTGCAGCAGTTGCTGGATTTCCAGGAGACGGCAGGTGCCATGCTGGCATCCCAAG AGACCAGCAGTTCAGCTAGCAGCTACAGTTCTGAATTTAGCAGACGACTGCTCAGCACCTACATCT GCAAAGTCTTGGGCAACTTGCAACTAAATCTTCTCAGTAAATCCAAGGTTTATGAGGACCCAGCTTTGAGTGCCATCTTCCTGCACAACAACTACAACTACATCCTTAAATCCCTTGAAAA GTCTGAGCTAATCCAGTTGGTGGCCGTGACTCAGAAAACAGTAGAGAGGTCTTACAGGGAGCTCATTGAGCAACAGATCCAGACCTACCAGCGCAG CTGGTTAAAAGTAACAGAATACATCTCGGAGAGAAACTTGCCTGTTTTTCAATCAGGAGTCAAG CTCAAGGATAAAGAGAGGCAGATGATAAAGGAGCGTTTTAAG GGTTTCAATGATGGCCTGGAGGAGCTGTGTAAAATCCAGAAGGCCTGGGCCATCCCTGACATGGAGCAGAGGGACAAAATCCGCAAGGCCCAAAAAAACATTGTGAAAGAGACCTACAGTGCCTTCTTACACAG GTATGGCAATGTGCCCTTCACCAAGAACCCTGAGAAGTACATC
- the EXOC7 gene encoding exocyst complex component 7 isoform X8 produces MIPPEEASARRREIEDKLKQEEETLSFIRESLEKSDQLTKNMVSILSSFESRLMKLENSIIPVHKQTENLQRLQENVEKTLSCLDHVISYYHVAKDTEKIIKEGPTGRLEEYLGCMARIQKAVEYFQDNNPDSPELNRVKSLFERGKESLESEFRSLMTRHTKPVPPILILDLISGDDEIDTQEDMILEHLPESVLQDTVRISLWLVEYGRNQDFMNVYYQIRSSQLDRSIKGLKEHFRKNSSSTGIPYSPAIQNKRKDTPTKKPIKRPVFIPGHEHDLRVKHLSDTLNDKHGPAAGRDDMLDIEIDAYIHCVSAFVKLAQSEYQLLTEIIPEHHQKKTFDSLIQESLDNLMIEGDNIVSAARKAIIRHDYSAVLTIFPILRHLKQTKPEFDQVLQGTAASTKNKLPGLITSMETTGAKALEDFADNIKNDPDKEYNMPKDGTVHELTSNAILFLQQLLDFQETAGAMLASQVLGDTYNIPLDPRETSSSASSYSSEFSRRLLSTYICKVLGNLQLNLLSKSKVYEDPALSAIFLHNNYNYILKSLEKSELIQLVAVTQKTVERSYRELIEQQIQTYQRSWLKVTEYISERNLPVFQSGVKLKDKERQMIKERFKGFNDGLEELCKIQKAWAIPDMEQRDKIRKAQKNIVKETYSAFLHRYGNVPFTKNPEKYIKYRVDHVGEMIEKLFDTSA; encoded by the exons ATGATCCCTCCGGAGGAGGCCTCCGCCCGCAGGAGGGAGATAGAGGACAAGCTCAAGCAG GAAGAAGAAACACTGTCCTTTATAAGAGAGAGCCTTGAAAAAAGTGACCAGCTCACAAAAAACATG gtttccatcctctcctcctttgaGAGCCGTTTGATGAAGCTGGAGAACTCCATCATCCCTGTGCATAAGCAGACAGAGAATCTACAACGCCTGCAGGAGAATGTTGAGAAGACTCTGTCCTGTCTGGATCATGTCATTAGTTATTACCATGTGGCTAAGGACACAGAGAAGATCATAAAGGAAGG CCCTACGGGGAGACTAGAGGAGTATTTGGGCTGTATGGCCAGAATCCAGAAAGCTGTGGAATATTTCCAGGACAACAATCCTGACAGCCCAGAACTGAACCGGGTG AAATCCCTGTTTGAGAGGGGGAAGGAATCTCTGGAGTCAGAATTCCGCAGTCTGATGACGCGACACACCAAGCCAGTTCCTCCGATCCTCATCCTGGATCTGATCAGCGGGGATGATGAGATTGATACGCAGGAAGATATGATTTTGGAACACCTCCCTGAGAGTGTCTTGCAGGACACTGTTCGTATCTCCCTTTGGCTGGTGGAGTATGGAAGAAACCAAG ACTTCATGAATGTTTACTACCAAATCCGCTCCAGCCAGCTCGACCGCTCCATCAAAGGTCTGAAGGAGCATTTCCGTAAGAACAGCTCCTCCACAGGCATCCCGTACTCCCCTGCCATTCAGAACAAGAGGAAGGACACACCAACCAAAAAGCCCATCAAGAGACCAG TCTTCATTCCAG GTCATGAGCATGATTTACGAGTTAAACACCTTTCCGATACCCTGAACGACAAGCATGGGCCAGCTGCTG GGAGGGATGACATGTTGGACATCGAGATTGATGCGTACATTCACTGTGTTAGTgcctttgtgaaactggcccagAGTGAGTACCAGCTCCTGACAGAAATCATCCCAGAGCACCACCAGAAGAAGACCTTCGACTCCCTCATTCAG GAGTCTCTGGATAACCTGATGATAGAGGGGGATAACATTGTCTCGGCAGCCCGGAAGGCCATCATTCGGCATGACTATTCAGCTGTGCTCACCATCTTCCCCATCCTCAGACACCTGAAGCAGACAAAGCCAGAGTTCGATCAAGTCTTACAG GGCACTGCAGCCAGCACGAAGAACAAGCTTCCAGGGCTGATCACCTCCATGGAAACCACAGGTGCAAAAGCGCTGGAGGACTTTGCAGACAACATTAAG AATGATCCGGACAAGGAGTATAACATGCCGAAAGATGGGACAGTTCATGAACTCACCAGCAAT GCCATTCTCTTCCTGCAGCAGTTGCTGGATTTCCAGGAGACGGCAGGTGCCATGCTGGCATCCCAAG TTCTTGGGGACACATACAATATTCCTTTAGATCCCAGAG AGACCAGCAGTTCAGCTAGCAGCTACAGTTCTGAATTTAGCAGACGACTGCTCAGCACCTACATCT GCAAAGTCTTGGGCAACTTGCAACTAAATCTTCTCAGTAAATCCAAGGTTTATGAGGACCCAGCTTTGAGTGCCATCTTCCTGCACAACAACTACAACTACATCCTTAAATCCCTTGAAAA GTCTGAGCTAATCCAGTTGGTGGCCGTGACTCAGAAAACAGTAGAGAGGTCTTACAGGGAGCTCATTGAGCAACAGATCCAGACCTACCAGCGCAG CTGGTTAAAAGTAACAGAATACATCTCGGAGAGAAACTTGCCTGTTTTTCAATCAGGAGTCAAG CTCAAGGATAAAGAGAGGCAGATGATAAAGGAGCGTTTTAAG GGTTTCAATGATGGCCTGGAGGAGCTGTGTAAAATCCAGAAGGCCTGGGCCATCCCTGACATGGAGCAGAGGGACAAAATCCGCAAGGCCCAAAAAAACATTGTGAAAGAGACCTACAGTGCCTTCTTACACAG GTATGGCAATGTGCCCTTCACCAAGAACCCTGAGAAGTACATC
- the EXOC7 gene encoding exocyst complex component 7 isoform X1: MIPPEEASARRREIEDKLKQEEETLSFIRESLEKSDQLTKNMVSILSSFESRLMKLENSIIPVHKQTENLQRLQENVEKTLSCLDHVISYYHVAKDTEKIIKEGPTGRLEEYLGCMARIQKAVEYFQDNNPDSPELNRVKSLFERGKESLESEFRSLMTRHTKPVPPILILDLISGDDEIDTQEDMILEHLPESVLQDTVRISLWLVEYGRNQDFMNVYYQIRSSQLDRSIKGLKEHFRKNSSSTGIPYSPAIQNKRKDTPTKKPIKRPVFIPGTIRKAQNLLKQYSQHGLDGKKGASNLIPMEGHEHDLRVKHLSDTLNDKHGPAAGRDDMLDIEIDAYIHCVSAFVKLAQSEYQLLTEIIPEHHQKKTFDSLIQESLDNLMIEGDNIVSAARKAIIRHDYSAVLTIFPILRHLKQTKPEFDQVLQGTAASTKNKLPGLITSMETTGAKALEDFADNIKNDPDKEYNMPKDGTVHELTSNAILFLQQLLDFQETAGAMLASQVLGDTYNIPLDPRETSSSASSYSSEFSRRLLSTYICKVLGNLQLNLLSKSKVYEDPALSAIFLHNNYNYILKSLEKSELIQLVAVTQKTVERSYRELIEQQIQTYQRSWLKVTEYISERNLPVFQSGVKLKDKERQMIKERFKGFNDGLEELCKIQKAWAIPDMEQRDKIRKAQKNIVKETYSAFLHRYGNVPFTKNPEKYIKYRVDHVGEMIEKLFDTSA; encoded by the exons ATGATCCCTCCGGAGGAGGCCTCCGCCCGCAGGAGGGAGATAGAGGACAAGCTCAAGCAG GAAGAAGAAACACTGTCCTTTATAAGAGAGAGCCTTGAAAAAAGTGACCAGCTCACAAAAAACATG gtttccatcctctcctcctttgaGAGCCGTTTGATGAAGCTGGAGAACTCCATCATCCCTGTGCATAAGCAGACAGAGAATCTACAACGCCTGCAGGAGAATGTTGAGAAGACTCTGTCCTGTCTGGATCATGTCATTAGTTATTACCATGTGGCTAAGGACACAGAGAAGATCATAAAGGAAGG CCCTACGGGGAGACTAGAGGAGTATTTGGGCTGTATGGCCAGAATCCAGAAAGCTGTGGAATATTTCCAGGACAACAATCCTGACAGCCCAGAACTGAACCGGGTG AAATCCCTGTTTGAGAGGGGGAAGGAATCTCTGGAGTCAGAATTCCGCAGTCTGATGACGCGACACACCAAGCCAGTTCCTCCGATCCTCATCCTGGATCTGATCAGCGGGGATGATGAGATTGATACGCAGGAAGATATGATTTTGGAACACCTCCCTGAGAGTGTCTTGCAGGACACTGTTCGTATCTCCCTTTGGCTGGTGGAGTATGGAAGAAACCAAG ACTTCATGAATGTTTACTACCAAATCCGCTCCAGCCAGCTCGACCGCTCCATCAAAGGTCTGAAGGAGCATTTCCGTAAGAACAGCTCCTCCACAGGCATCCCGTACTCCCCTGCCATTCAGAACAAGAGGAAGGACACACCAACCAAAAAGCCCATCAAGAGACCAG TCTTCATTCCAG GCACGATCCGGAAGGCTCAGAACCTTCTGAAACAGTATTCTCAGCATGGTCTAGATGGGAAAAAGGGGGCCTCTAACCTCATTCCTATGGAAG GTCATGAGCATGATTTACGAGTTAAACACCTTTCCGATACCCTGAACGACAAGCATGGGCCAGCTGCTG GGAGGGATGACATGTTGGACATCGAGATTGATGCGTACATTCACTGTGTTAGTgcctttgtgaaactggcccagAGTGAGTACCAGCTCCTGACAGAAATCATCCCAGAGCACCACCAGAAGAAGACCTTCGACTCCCTCATTCAG GAGTCTCTGGATAACCTGATGATAGAGGGGGATAACATTGTCTCGGCAGCCCGGAAGGCCATCATTCGGCATGACTATTCAGCTGTGCTCACCATCTTCCCCATCCTCAGACACCTGAAGCAGACAAAGCCAGAGTTCGATCAAGTCTTACAG GGCACTGCAGCCAGCACGAAGAACAAGCTTCCAGGGCTGATCACCTCCATGGAAACCACAGGTGCAAAAGCGCTGGAGGACTTTGCAGACAACATTAAG AATGATCCGGACAAGGAGTATAACATGCCGAAAGATGGGACAGTTCATGAACTCACCAGCAAT GCCATTCTCTTCCTGCAGCAGTTGCTGGATTTCCAGGAGACGGCAGGTGCCATGCTGGCATCCCAAG TTCTTGGGGACACATACAATATTCCTTTAGATCCCAGAG AGACCAGCAGTTCAGCTAGCAGCTACAGTTCTGAATTTAGCAGACGACTGCTCAGCACCTACATCT GCAAAGTCTTGGGCAACTTGCAACTAAATCTTCTCAGTAAATCCAAGGTTTATGAGGACCCAGCTTTGAGTGCCATCTTCCTGCACAACAACTACAACTACATCCTTAAATCCCTTGAAAA GTCTGAGCTAATCCAGTTGGTGGCCGTGACTCAGAAAACAGTAGAGAGGTCTTACAGGGAGCTCATTGAGCAACAGATCCAGACCTACCAGCGCAG CTGGTTAAAAGTAACAGAATACATCTCGGAGAGAAACTTGCCTGTTTTTCAATCAGGAGTCAAG CTCAAGGATAAAGAGAGGCAGATGATAAAGGAGCGTTTTAAG GGTTTCAATGATGGCCTGGAGGAGCTGTGTAAAATCCAGAAGGCCTGGGCCATCCCTGACATGGAGCAGAGGGACAAAATCCGCAAGGCCCAAAAAAACATTGTGAAAGAGACCTACAGTGCCTTCTTACACAG GTATGGCAATGTGCCCTTCACCAAGAACCCTGAGAAGTACATC
- the EXOC7 gene encoding exocyst complex component 7 isoform X5 yields MIPPEEASARRREIEDKLKQEEETLSFIRESLEKSDQLTKNMVSILSSFESRLMKLENSIIPVHKQTENLQRLQENVEKTLSCLDHVISYYHVAKDTEKIIKEGPTGRLEEYLGCMARIQKAVEYFQDNNPDSPELNRVKSLFERGKESLESEFRSLMTRHTKPVPPILILDLISGDDEIDTQEDMILEHLPESVLQDTVRISLWLVEYGRNQDFMNVYYQIRSSQLDRSIKGLKEHFRKNSSSTGIPYSPAIQNKRKDTPTKKPIKRPVFIPGTIRKAQNLLKQYSQHGLDGKKGASNLIPMEGRDDMLDIEIDAYIHCVSAFVKLAQSEYQLLTEIIPEHHQKKTFDSLIQESLDNLMIEGDNIVSAARKAIIRHDYSAVLTIFPILRHLKQTKPEFDQVLQGTAASTKNKLPGLITSMETTGAKALEDFADNIKNDPDKEYNMPKDGTVHELTSNAILFLQQLLDFQETAGAMLASQVLGDTYNIPLDPRETSSSASSYSSEFSRRLLSTYICKVLGNLQLNLLSKSKVYEDPALSAIFLHNNYNYILKSLEKSELIQLVAVTQKTVERSYRELIEQQIQTYQRSWLKVTEYISERNLPVFQSGVKLKDKERQMIKERFKGFNDGLEELCKIQKAWAIPDMEQRDKIRKAQKNIVKETYSAFLHRYGNVPFTKNPEKYIKYRVDHVGEMIEKLFDTSA; encoded by the exons ATGATCCCTCCGGAGGAGGCCTCCGCCCGCAGGAGGGAGATAGAGGACAAGCTCAAGCAG GAAGAAGAAACACTGTCCTTTATAAGAGAGAGCCTTGAAAAAAGTGACCAGCTCACAAAAAACATG gtttccatcctctcctcctttgaGAGCCGTTTGATGAAGCTGGAGAACTCCATCATCCCTGTGCATAAGCAGACAGAGAATCTACAACGCCTGCAGGAGAATGTTGAGAAGACTCTGTCCTGTCTGGATCATGTCATTAGTTATTACCATGTGGCTAAGGACACAGAGAAGATCATAAAGGAAGG CCCTACGGGGAGACTAGAGGAGTATTTGGGCTGTATGGCCAGAATCCAGAAAGCTGTGGAATATTTCCAGGACAACAATCCTGACAGCCCAGAACTGAACCGGGTG AAATCCCTGTTTGAGAGGGGGAAGGAATCTCTGGAGTCAGAATTCCGCAGTCTGATGACGCGACACACCAAGCCAGTTCCTCCGATCCTCATCCTGGATCTGATCAGCGGGGATGATGAGATTGATACGCAGGAAGATATGATTTTGGAACACCTCCCTGAGAGTGTCTTGCAGGACACTGTTCGTATCTCCCTTTGGCTGGTGGAGTATGGAAGAAACCAAG ACTTCATGAATGTTTACTACCAAATCCGCTCCAGCCAGCTCGACCGCTCCATCAAAGGTCTGAAGGAGCATTTCCGTAAGAACAGCTCCTCCACAGGCATCCCGTACTCCCCTGCCATTCAGAACAAGAGGAAGGACACACCAACCAAAAAGCCCATCAAGAGACCAG TCTTCATTCCAG GCACGATCCGGAAGGCTCAGAACCTTCTGAAACAGTATTCTCAGCATGGTCTAGATGGGAAAAAGGGGGCCTCTAACCTCATTCCTATGGAAG GGAGGGATGACATGTTGGACATCGAGATTGATGCGTACATTCACTGTGTTAGTgcctttgtgaaactggcccagAGTGAGTACCAGCTCCTGACAGAAATCATCCCAGAGCACCACCAGAAGAAGACCTTCGACTCCCTCATTCAG GAGTCTCTGGATAACCTGATGATAGAGGGGGATAACATTGTCTCGGCAGCCCGGAAGGCCATCATTCGGCATGACTATTCAGCTGTGCTCACCATCTTCCCCATCCTCAGACACCTGAAGCAGACAAAGCCAGAGTTCGATCAAGTCTTACAG GGCACTGCAGCCAGCACGAAGAACAAGCTTCCAGGGCTGATCACCTCCATGGAAACCACAGGTGCAAAAGCGCTGGAGGACTTTGCAGACAACATTAAG AATGATCCGGACAAGGAGTATAACATGCCGAAAGATGGGACAGTTCATGAACTCACCAGCAAT GCCATTCTCTTCCTGCAGCAGTTGCTGGATTTCCAGGAGACGGCAGGTGCCATGCTGGCATCCCAAG TTCTTGGGGACACATACAATATTCCTTTAGATCCCAGAG AGACCAGCAGTTCAGCTAGCAGCTACAGTTCTGAATTTAGCAGACGACTGCTCAGCACCTACATCT GCAAAGTCTTGGGCAACTTGCAACTAAATCTTCTCAGTAAATCCAAGGTTTATGAGGACCCAGCTTTGAGTGCCATCTTCCTGCACAACAACTACAACTACATCCTTAAATCCCTTGAAAA GTCTGAGCTAATCCAGTTGGTGGCCGTGACTCAGAAAACAGTAGAGAGGTCTTACAGGGAGCTCATTGAGCAACAGATCCAGACCTACCAGCGCAG CTGGTTAAAAGTAACAGAATACATCTCGGAGAGAAACTTGCCTGTTTTTCAATCAGGAGTCAAG CTCAAGGATAAAGAGAGGCAGATGATAAAGGAGCGTTTTAAG GGTTTCAATGATGGCCTGGAGGAGCTGTGTAAAATCCAGAAGGCCTGGGCCATCCCTGACATGGAGCAGAGGGACAAAATCCGCAAGGCCCAAAAAAACATTGTGAAAGAGACCTACAGTGCCTTCTTACACAG GTATGGCAATGTGCCCTTCACCAAGAACCCTGAGAAGTACATC
- the EXOC7 gene encoding exocyst complex component 7 isoform X4 yields the protein MIPPEEASARRREIEDKLKQEEETLSFIRESLEKSDQLTKNMVSILSSFESRLMKLENSIIPVHKQTENLQRLQENVEKTLSCLDHVISYYHVAKDTEKIIKEGPTGRLEEYLGCMARIQKAVEYFQDNNPDSPELNRVKSLFERGKESLESEFRSLMTRHTKPVPPILILDLISGDDEIDTQEDMILEHLPESVLQDTVRISLWLVEYGRNQDFMNVYYQIRSSQLDRSIKGLKEHFRKNSSSTGIPYSPAIQNKRKDTPTKKPIKRPGTIRKAQNLLKQYSQHGLDGKKGASNLIPMEGHEHDLRVKHLSDTLNDKHGPAAGRDDMLDIEIDAYIHCVSAFVKLAQSEYQLLTEIIPEHHQKKTFDSLIQESLDNLMIEGDNIVSAARKAIIRHDYSAVLTIFPILRHLKQTKPEFDQVLQGTAASTKNKLPGLITSMETTGAKALEDFADNIKNDPDKEYNMPKDGTVHELTSNAILFLQQLLDFQETAGAMLASQETSSSASSYSSEFSRRLLSTYICKVLGNLQLNLLSKSKVYEDPALSAIFLHNNYNYILKSLEKSELIQLVAVTQKTVERSYRELIEQQIQTYQRSWLKVTEYISERNLPVFQSGVKLKDKERQMIKERFKGFNDGLEELCKIQKAWAIPDMEQRDKIRKAQKNIVKETYSAFLHRYGNVPFTKNPEKYIKYRVDHVGEMIEKLFDTSA from the exons ATGATCCCTCCGGAGGAGGCCTCCGCCCGCAGGAGGGAGATAGAGGACAAGCTCAAGCAG GAAGAAGAAACACTGTCCTTTATAAGAGAGAGCCTTGAAAAAAGTGACCAGCTCACAAAAAACATG gtttccatcctctcctcctttgaGAGCCGTTTGATGAAGCTGGAGAACTCCATCATCCCTGTGCATAAGCAGACAGAGAATCTACAACGCCTGCAGGAGAATGTTGAGAAGACTCTGTCCTGTCTGGATCATGTCATTAGTTATTACCATGTGGCTAAGGACACAGAGAAGATCATAAAGGAAGG CCCTACGGGGAGACTAGAGGAGTATTTGGGCTGTATGGCCAGAATCCAGAAAGCTGTGGAATATTTCCAGGACAACAATCCTGACAGCCCAGAACTGAACCGGGTG AAATCCCTGTTTGAGAGGGGGAAGGAATCTCTGGAGTCAGAATTCCGCAGTCTGATGACGCGACACACCAAGCCAGTTCCTCCGATCCTCATCCTGGATCTGATCAGCGGGGATGATGAGATTGATACGCAGGAAGATATGATTTTGGAACACCTCCCTGAGAGTGTCTTGCAGGACACTGTTCGTATCTCCCTTTGGCTGGTGGAGTATGGAAGAAACCAAG ACTTCATGAATGTTTACTACCAAATCCGCTCCAGCCAGCTCGACCGCTCCATCAAAGGTCTGAAGGAGCATTTCCGTAAGAACAGCTCCTCCACAGGCATCCCGTACTCCCCTGCCATTCAGAACAAGAGGAAGGACACACCAACCAAAAAGCCCATCAAGAGACCAG GCACGATCCGGAAGGCTCAGAACCTTCTGAAACAGTATTCTCAGCATGGTCTAGATGGGAAAAAGGGGGCCTCTAACCTCATTCCTATGGAAG GTCATGAGCATGATTTACGAGTTAAACACCTTTCCGATACCCTGAACGACAAGCATGGGCCAGCTGCTG GGAGGGATGACATGTTGGACATCGAGATTGATGCGTACATTCACTGTGTTAGTgcctttgtgaaactggcccagAGTGAGTACCAGCTCCTGACAGAAATCATCCCAGAGCACCACCAGAAGAAGACCTTCGACTCCCTCATTCAG GAGTCTCTGGATAACCTGATGATAGAGGGGGATAACATTGTCTCGGCAGCCCGGAAGGCCATCATTCGGCATGACTATTCAGCTGTGCTCACCATCTTCCCCATCCTCAGACACCTGAAGCAGACAAAGCCAGAGTTCGATCAAGTCTTACAG GGCACTGCAGCCAGCACGAAGAACAAGCTTCCAGGGCTGATCACCTCCATGGAAACCACAGGTGCAAAAGCGCTGGAGGACTTTGCAGACAACATTAAG AATGATCCGGACAAGGAGTATAACATGCCGAAAGATGGGACAGTTCATGAACTCACCAGCAAT GCCATTCTCTTCCTGCAGCAGTTGCTGGATTTCCAGGAGACGGCAGGTGCCATGCTGGCATCCCAAG AGACCAGCAGTTCAGCTAGCAGCTACAGTTCTGAATTTAGCAGACGACTGCTCAGCACCTACATCT GCAAAGTCTTGGGCAACTTGCAACTAAATCTTCTCAGTAAATCCAAGGTTTATGAGGACCCAGCTTTGAGTGCCATCTTCCTGCACAACAACTACAACTACATCCTTAAATCCCTTGAAAA GTCTGAGCTAATCCAGTTGGTGGCCGTGACTCAGAAAACAGTAGAGAGGTCTTACAGGGAGCTCATTGAGCAACAGATCCAGACCTACCAGCGCAG CTGGTTAAAAGTAACAGAATACATCTCGGAGAGAAACTTGCCTGTTTTTCAATCAGGAGTCAAG CTCAAGGATAAAGAGAGGCAGATGATAAAGGAGCGTTTTAAG GGTTTCAATGATGGCCTGGAGGAGCTGTGTAAAATCCAGAAGGCCTGGGCCATCCCTGACATGGAGCAGAGGGACAAAATCCGCAAGGCCCAAAAAAACATTGTGAAAGAGACCTACAGTGCCTTCTTACACAG GTATGGCAATGTGCCCTTCACCAAGAACCCTGAGAAGTACATC